The following proteins come from a genomic window of Candidatus Thiodiazotropha sp. CDECU1:
- a CDS encoding DUF1223 domain-containing protein, whose translation MNGWRGMLLGGGLLMAIVTQPLQALTLQSPVERVNLLELYTSHGCSSCPPADAWLRKLESHPGLWQRLIPVAFHVDYWDNLGWPDRFASPAFSKMQRDHQRQGAIRSVYTPGFVLNGREWRQWFYRPQLDLQASEEVGALTLQVEPGTGATLQFSPEPHLNGVKLEAHFAILGFGLSSPIGGGENHGKTLKESFVVLSHTQTPPQQGEWRFPWPQLSVNDAERLAVVAWLSRPGNSEQVQAAGGWLP comes from the coding sequence ATGAACGGCTGGCGCGGCATGTTGCTGGGGGGTGGGCTGTTGATGGCCATTGTCACTCAGCCTCTCCAGGCCTTGACCCTGCAGAGTCCTGTGGAGCGGGTCAACCTGCTGGAGCTCTACACCTCCCATGGCTGCAGCAGTTGTCCCCCTGCGGATGCCTGGCTGCGGAAACTGGAGAGCCATCCGGGGTTGTGGCAGAGGCTGATCCCGGTGGCATTCCATGTGGACTACTGGGACAACCTTGGCTGGCCGGACCGGTTTGCCTCTCCTGCCTTCAGCAAAATGCAGCGGGATCATCAGAGACAGGGGGCCATCCGTTCTGTCTATACCCCGGGTTTTGTCCTTAACGGACGGGAGTGGCGTCAGTGGTTCTACCGGCCTCAACTCGACCTGCAAGCCAGTGAAGAGGTTGGTGCTCTGACCCTGCAGGTGGAACCCGGGACAGGGGCCACACTCCAGTTCTCACCCGAGCCCCATCTAAATGGAGTCAAACTGGAGGCCCATTTCGCGATCCTCGGGTTCGGCCTCTCCAGCCCCATTGGCGGGGGTGAAAACCACGGCAAGACCCTTAAGGAGAGTTTCGTCGTGCTGAGCCACACTCAAACGCCGCCGCAGCAGGGAGAGTGGCGGTTTCCCTGGCCACAACTCTCGGTCAACGATGCAGAGCGGCTGGCCGTGGTTGCCTGGCTCAGTCGTCCAGGCAACAGCGAGCAGGTACAGGCAGCAGGCGGTTGGCTCCCCTAG
- the truB gene encoding tRNA pseudouridine(55) synthase TruB: MGRRRNRGRNISGVLLLDKPAGMTSNKALQEVKFLYKAAKAGHTGSLDPLATGLLPICFGEATKLSAFLLDADKHYRVRVKLGETRTTADAEGEVLEQADPSGVTETMLRDTLTDFLGEQQQLPPMYSAIKHQGERLYKLARKGLEVEREPRAINIHALQLLDFSLPEFEMDVHCSKGTYVRTLAEDIGKQLGCGAYVSGLRRTGVGPYDDQSMVTLDEVRQAFSDKLFQEMDDWLLPLESALAEWPQVELSADATFYMKQGQPILVPNAPTSGWVRLYTNQTDFIGVGQILDDGRVAPKRLMQVTN, from the coding sequence ATGGGACGTCGTCGCAACAGAGGGCGCAATATCAGTGGTGTATTGCTGCTCGACAAACCTGCAGGTATGACATCGAACAAGGCCTTACAGGAGGTGAAGTTTCTGTATAAGGCCGCAAAGGCCGGACATACGGGCAGCCTCGATCCACTCGCCACCGGTCTGTTGCCGATCTGCTTTGGCGAGGCCACAAAGCTCTCTGCGTTTCTCCTGGATGCGGATAAGCACTACCGGGTGAGAGTCAAGCTGGGAGAGACCAGAACCACCGCCGATGCCGAAGGTGAGGTGTTGGAACAGGCCGATCCGAGTGGTGTCACGGAAACGATGTTGCGGGATACCCTGACTGACTTTCTGGGAGAGCAGCAACAGCTGCCGCCCATGTACTCCGCCATCAAGCATCAGGGCGAACGACTCTACAAGCTGGCGCGTAAAGGGCTGGAGGTCGAGCGCGAACCCCGTGCCATCAATATCCACGCATTGCAGTTGCTCGATTTCTCCCTGCCCGAGTTTGAGATGGATGTGCACTGTTCAAAGGGTACCTATGTACGTACCCTCGCCGAGGATATCGGTAAACAGCTGGGTTGCGGCGCCTATGTCAGTGGTCTGCGGCGTACCGGGGTCGGGCCCTACGACGATCAGTCGATGGTGACCCTGGATGAGGTGCGGCAGGCCTTCTCCGACAAGCTGTTTCAGGAGATGGATGATTGGCTGCTGCCCTTGGAGAGCGCATTGGCCGAGTGGCCCCAGGTGGAGCTGTCTGCGGATGCCACCTTTTACATGAAACAGGGCCAACCGATCCTGGTCCCGAATGCCCCCACCAGTGGTTGGGTGCGTCTCTATACCAATCAGACCGATTTTATCGGTGTTGGCCAGATTCTCGATGATGGCCGCGTGGCGCCGAAAAGGCTCATGCAGGTAACAAATTGA
- the nusA gene encoding transcription termination factor NusA, giving the protein MSKEILLVVDAVSNEKDVGKRIIFEAIEAALASATRKRNGDDILVRVAIDRTTGDYDTFRRWEVVEAYSEDEPDAPLRQVILDVAKEENPDIQVGDFVEEPIESIEFGRIAAQAAKQVIVQKVREAERAKVVEAYQGREGELVTGVVKRIDRGNIFLDLGGNAEAFIGREHMIPKESIRVGDRIRGYLYEIRSEPRGPQLFISRTMPELLIELFKLEVPEVGEGLIEIKSAARDPGLRAKIAVKAHDQRIDPVGACVGMRGSRVQAVSNELNGERVDIILWNENPAQYVINAMSPADVVSIVVDEDSHTMDVAVSEENLSQAIGRGGQNVRLASQLSGWELNVMDEAQAAEKSESEAKGFMDNFMEQLDVDEDVAAILVQEGFTSVDEVAYVPIEEMLTIEEFDEDLINELRNRAKDFLLTRAIANEEAFREPADDLLTMQGMDKQLAFKLAGKGVVTMEDLAEQSIDDLMEIDGMDEDRAGELIMTARAPWFEEAK; this is encoded by the coding sequence ATGAGTAAAGAGATATTGCTGGTCGTAGATGCGGTTTCCAATGAGAAGGATGTCGGAAAAAGGATCATCTTTGAGGCCATTGAAGCTGCTTTGGCATCCGCCACCCGTAAGCGTAACGGTGATGATATTCTGGTGCGTGTGGCAATCGACAGGACCACTGGCGATTACGACACCTTTCGTCGTTGGGAAGTGGTAGAGGCCTATTCGGAAGATGAGCCGGATGCGCCGCTGCGCCAAGTTATCCTGGATGTGGCAAAAGAGGAAAATCCCGATATCCAAGTCGGTGATTTCGTCGAAGAGCCGATCGAATCCATAGAGTTCGGTCGCATCGCCGCCCAGGCCGCCAAGCAGGTGATCGTACAAAAGGTACGGGAAGCCGAGAGGGCGAAGGTGGTCGAGGCCTATCAAGGGCGCGAAGGGGAGCTGGTTACCGGCGTCGTCAAGCGTATCGATCGCGGCAATATCTTTCTTGACCTGGGAGGCAATGCGGAGGCCTTCATCGGGCGTGAACATATGATTCCCAAGGAGTCGATCCGGGTGGGTGACCGTATCCGCGGATACCTCTATGAAATTCGCTCTGAGCCCCGGGGTCCGCAACTTTTCATCAGCCGTACCATGCCGGAACTGTTGATCGAGCTGTTCAAGCTTGAGGTGCCGGAAGTGGGTGAGGGGCTGATCGAGATCAAGAGCGCCGCCCGTGATCCCGGCCTGCGTGCCAAGATCGCGGTCAAGGCACACGATCAGCGTATCGATCCCGTGGGGGCCTGTGTCGGTATGCGTGGCTCAAGGGTACAGGCGGTCTCCAATGAACTGAACGGGGAACGTGTCGACATCATTCTCTGGAATGAGAACCCGGCACAGTATGTGATCAATGCCATGTCACCGGCGGACGTGGTCTCCATCGTCGTGGATGAAGACTCTCACACCATGGATGTGGCGGTGAGTGAAGAGAATCTCTCCCAGGCGATCGGTCGCGGCGGGCAGAACGTCCGCTTGGCAAGTCAGTTGTCCGGCTGGGAATTGAATGTAATGGATGAAGCCCAGGCGGCGGAGAAGAGTGAATCCGAAGCCAAGGGTTTCATGGATAACTTCATGGAGCAGCTGGACGTGGACGAGGATGTGGCTGCAATACTGGTGCAGGAAGGATTTACCAGTGTTGACGAGGTCGCCTACGTCCCGATCGAGGAGATGCTCACCATTGAAGAGTTTGACGAGGATCTGATCAACGAGCTGCGCAACCGGGCGAAGGATTTTCTGTTGACCCGGGCTATCGCCAATGAAGAGGCGTTTCGCGAACCCGCTGATGATCTATTGACCATGCAGGGCATGGACAAGCAGCTCGCGTTTAAACTAGCAGGTAAAGGTGTTGTCACCATGGAGGATCTGGCTGAACAGTCCATCGATGATCTGATGGAGATCGATGGTATGGATGAGGATCGCGCAGGAGAGCTGATCATGACAGCCCGTGCACCTTGGTTTGAAGAAGCGAAATAA
- the rbfA gene encoding 30S ribosome-binding factor RbfA, protein MPRDFKRTDRIGAELQRELAGLIRQEVKDPALGLVTVQEARVVRDLSQAKIFFTTMSASLTQKESVEHLNQMAGHLRWLLGQHMKLRSIPKLSFVYDTSVEQGEHLSTLIDQAVKENHTDLD, encoded by the coding sequence ATGCCGCGTGATTTTAAACGAACAGACCGTATCGGTGCGGAACTGCAGCGGGAGTTGGCGGGGCTGATCAGGCAAGAGGTCAAGGACCCGGCTCTGGGACTGGTTACTGTCCAGGAAGCCCGGGTGGTTCGGGATCTCTCCCAGGCGAAGATTTTCTTCACCACCATGTCTGCGTCGCTTACTCAGAAAGAGAGCGTCGAACACCTGAACCAAATGGCCGGTCATCTGCGCTGGTTGTTGGGTCAGCACATGAAATTGCGTTCGATACCGAAGTTGAGCTTTGTCTACGATACCTCTGTGGAACAGGGGGAGCATCTATCCACCTTGATTGATCAAGCGGTGAAGGAAAACCACACCGACCTGGATTAA
- the rimP gene encoding ribosome maturation factor RimP has translation MRSAPEKLKSLVRAEVELLGYELVGLEMTGQGKGGALLRVYIDHADGIGVDDCVQVSHQISGVLDVEDPIKEQYQLEVSSPGLDRPLFEREHFERFQGNKVRVKTHTKIEGRHRFSGVLRGVAENQVLIEEDGKVHGITIDLIDSARLIPDI, from the coding sequence ATGCGATCGGCTCCGGAAAAATTGAAGTCACTGGTCCGTGCTGAAGTAGAGCTGCTGGGCTATGAGTTGGTTGGCTTGGAGATGACAGGGCAGGGCAAAGGCGGCGCACTGCTGCGGGTCTACATCGATCATGCCGATGGCATCGGTGTTGATGACTGTGTACAGGTCAGTCACCAGATCAGCGGCGTGCTGGACGTGGAGGACCCGATCAAGGAGCAGTACCAGCTTGAGGTCTCTTCACCAGGCTTGGATCGCCCCCTGTTTGAGCGTGAGCATTTTGAGCGATTCCAGGGAAACAAGGTGCGGGTTAAGACCCACACCAAAATTGAAGGTCGTCACCGTTTTAGCGGTGTACTTCGGGGCGTGGCCGAGAATCAGGTTCTGATCGAGGAAGATGGGAAAGTCCATGGGATAACGATTGACCTGATCGATTCGGCACGTTTGATACCGGATATTTAA
- the infB gene encoding translation initiation factor IF-2 — protein sequence MSEVTVAQLANVVGIPADRLMEQLEDAGIQAKTPDDRISDEEKAKLLHYLRESHGKQKSAGVTAPSKVTLRRKTVSELRQPTASRSTMSRTSSTPAKTVSVEVRKKRTYVKRGNVETDERKSKEAEEARKALDEQARERAAVEAEIEARKAAEAAKRAEEEAAKKAEEEAVQKAAEEEAARKAVEAELLKAEEPAKAEPEKPAPKPESGRGKKGRKESKREGKELEGEQRLERKELHVADGAKGRRKKKPAKQRRATAAAGSDAQHAFQRPTSPVVHEVKIPESITVAELAQRMSIKAAEVIKVLMKMGMMVTINQPLDRDTAILVVEEMGHVPVHQRDEDVEADLLSMEEEETVGEAVARPPVVTIMGHVDHGKTSLLDYIRTSRVAAGEAGGITQHIGAYHVDTDKGTVSFLDTPGHAAFTAMRARGAKVTDIVILVVSADDGVMPQTKEAIQHAKAAQVPLIVAINKIDKEEANPDRVTQELSQEEVIPEDWGGDTMFVKVSAKTGEGIDELLDAVLLQAEVLELKAVQDGNATGSIVESSLDKGRGPVATVLVQSGTLNRGDVIVSGKEYGRVRAMFDENGRAIKTAGPSIPVVVLGLSGTPEAGDDVRVVSDERRAREIAELRHDKQRDTRLAAQKAAKLDEMFTQMEEGETQTLNVIVKADVQGSVEALKEALTNTSTDEVKVGVVASGVGGINESDANLAVTSNAIIIGFNVRADAGARRVVEEQGIDMRYYGIIYEIIDDVKKAISGMLSPEIREEIIGLAEVRDVFRNSKLGAIAGCMVIEGMVKRNNPIRVLRDNVVIYEGALESLRRFKDDVAEVKNGMECGIGVKNYNDVQVGDQIEVFERTEVMRNV from the coding sequence ATGAGTGAAGTAACGGTAGCACAACTTGCAAATGTCGTTGGTATCCCTGCCGATCGCTTGATGGAACAGCTGGAGGATGCGGGTATCCAGGCCAAAACGCCTGACGATAGGATATCCGATGAGGAAAAAGCCAAGCTGTTGCACTATCTGCGTGAAAGTCATGGCAAGCAAAAGAGTGCCGGTGTGACAGCACCAAGCAAGGTAACTTTACGTCGTAAAACCGTCAGTGAATTACGTCAGCCCACAGCTTCACGCAGTACCATGAGTCGCACATCGTCGACACCTGCCAAGACGGTCAGTGTGGAGGTGCGTAAAAAACGTACCTACGTCAAACGCGGCAACGTGGAAACTGACGAACGTAAGTCAAAAGAGGCGGAAGAGGCGCGTAAGGCCCTCGACGAGCAGGCAAGGGAAAGGGCTGCCGTGGAGGCTGAAATCGAAGCGCGCAAGGCTGCCGAGGCGGCAAAAAGGGCTGAAGAGGAAGCGGCCAAGAAGGCTGAAGAGGAGGCTGTGCAGAAGGCAGCTGAAGAGGAGGCTGCACGTAAGGCGGTGGAAGCGGAATTACTCAAAGCAGAAGAGCCTGCCAAGGCAGAGCCGGAAAAACCTGCGCCCAAACCGGAGTCCGGACGCGGCAAGAAGGGTCGTAAAGAGAGCAAGCGTGAGGGTAAGGAGCTCGAGGGAGAGCAGCGCTTGGAGCGTAAAGAGCTGCATGTGGCTGATGGCGCGAAGGGACGGCGTAAGAAAAAACCCGCCAAGCAGAGAAGAGCCACTGCCGCGGCCGGCAGTGACGCACAACACGCTTTTCAACGGCCCACCAGCCCGGTTGTCCACGAAGTCAAGATACCTGAAAGCATCACCGTGGCCGAGTTGGCCCAGCGGATGTCCATCAAGGCCGCCGAAGTCATCAAGGTGTTAATGAAAATGGGCATGATGGTGACCATCAATCAACCCCTGGATCGTGACACGGCAATTCTCGTGGTTGAGGAGATGGGGCATGTGCCGGTTCATCAGCGCGACGAAGATGTTGAAGCCGATCTGCTGAGCATGGAGGAGGAAGAGACGGTAGGTGAGGCTGTCGCTCGACCGCCTGTGGTCACTATCATGGGACATGTGGATCATGGCAAGACCTCACTCCTTGATTATATTCGCACCAGCCGTGTCGCGGCGGGTGAAGCGGGTGGTATCACCCAGCACATCGGTGCCTACCACGTGGATACCGACAAGGGCACTGTCTCCTTCCTGGATACCCCGGGACACGCCGCCTTTACCGCGATGCGTGCCCGTGGCGCCAAAGTGACTGACATCGTTATTCTGGTGGTATCGGCAGACGATGGTGTGATGCCCCAGACCAAGGAGGCGATTCAACATGCCAAGGCAGCACAAGTACCGCTGATTGTCGCCATCAACAAGATCGACAAAGAGGAGGCGAATCCCGACCGGGTCACTCAGGAGCTCTCCCAGGAGGAGGTGATACCTGAGGATTGGGGTGGTGACACCATGTTCGTGAAAGTCTCCGCCAAGACAGGCGAAGGTATTGACGAACTACTCGATGCCGTACTGCTGCAGGCCGAGGTGCTGGAACTGAAGGCGGTACAGGATGGCAACGCCACGGGATCGATCGTGGAATCCTCCCTGGACAAGGGCCGGGGGCCGGTTGCCACCGTGCTGGTACAGTCGGGTACGTTGAATCGTGGCGATGTCATCGTATCAGGTAAGGAGTATGGTCGCGTACGCGCCATGTTCGATGAGAACGGGCGTGCCATCAAAACGGCGGGGCCTTCCATACCGGTGGTGGTGCTCGGCCTCTCAGGCACCCCGGAAGCGGGCGATGATGTACGCGTGGTCAGCGATGAGCGACGTGCTCGGGAGATCGCCGAACTGCGCCATGACAAGCAGCGGGATACCCGTCTGGCGGCGCAGAAGGCAGCGAAACTGGACGAGATGTTCACCCAGATGGAAGAGGGTGAGACCCAGACCCTGAATGTGATCGTCAAGGCAGACGTACAAGGCAGTGTCGAGGCATTGAAAGAGGCATTGACCAACACCTCCACCGACGAGGTGAAGGTGGGCGTGGTCGCTTCGGGTGTCGGTGGAATCAACGAATCCGATGCCAACCTGGCGGTGACATCCAATGCCATCATTATCGGTTTCAATGTGCGTGCCGATGCAGGTGCGCGCCGGGTGGTTGAAGAGCAAGGCATCGACATGCGCTACTACGGCATCATCTACGAGATCATCGATGATGTGAAAAAGGCCATTTCGGGCATGCTCTCGCCGGAGATTCGCGAGGAGATCATCGGCCTGGCCGAGGTGCGCGATGTGTTCCGCAACTCCAAGCTTGGCGCGATCGCCGGTTGCATGGTCATCGAAGGTATGGTGAAACGCAACAACCCGATACGTGTATTGCGTGACAACGTGGTGATTTACGAGGGCGCCTTGGAGTCCCTGCGCCGCTTCAAGGATGATGTGGCTGAAGTGAAAAACGGCATGGAGTGCGGTATCGGTGTAAAGAACTACAACGATGTGCAGGTGGGTGACCAGATCGAGGTCTTCGAACGTACTGAAGTGATGCGGAACGTATAA
- the rpsO gene encoding 30S ribosomal protein S15: MSMSAAEKKSVIEAYQRAPGDTGSPEVQVALMTSRITQLTEHFKEHKQDHHSRQGLVRLVNSRRKLLDYLKSEDQERYKELISSLGLRR, encoded by the coding sequence ATGTCAATGAGTGCAGCAGAAAAGAAATCAGTCATCGAAGCCTACCAACGGGCCCCTGGAGATACAGGCTCCCCGGAAGTACAGGTCGCCCTGATGACCAGCCGCATTACTCAGCTCACAGAGCACTTCAAAGAACACAAACAGGATCACCACTCCCGTCAAGGTCTGGTGCGTCTCGTTAACTCCCGTCGCAAGCTTTTGGACTATCTGAAAAGTGAGGACCAAGAGCGTTACAAAGAGCTGATCAGCAGTCTTGGTCTGCGTCGCTAA
- the pnp gene encoding polyribonucleotide nucleotidyltransferase, translated as MTLIKKEFQWGDNKVSIETGEIARQADGAVMVNVDDTVVQVTVVEAQSRIPRDFFPLTVDYQEKTYAAGMIPGGFFRREGRPSEKEILTARLIDRPIRPLFPKGFTSEVQVIITVMSLNPAVDPEIPSLIGTSAALAISGLPFQGPVGAARVGYKDGEYILNTATTGINPDSDLDLIVAGTEEAVLMVESEANQLSEEVMLGAVLFGHEKSQIVIQAIKELAAEVNKPAAEFAAPEQDADLTAAIEAEAAQGIGDAYRIADKLDRYGAIDEVVAATVAKLCPEDEAEPRWSADDVKGALEKLKKRLVRGRVLDGEPRIDGRDTRTVRPIAVRTGVLPRTHGSALFTRGETQALVVTTLGTERDSQIIDALEGSRREHFMLHYNFPPFCVGETGRVGSPKRREIGHGRLAKRGVLACMPTIGDFPYAIRVVSEITESNGSSSMASVCGTSLALMDAGVPIKAPVAGVAMGLIKEGDKFAVLTDIMGDEDHLGDMDFKVAGTEDGINALQMDIKINGITKEIMEIALDQAKEGRLHILGEMNSVINAHRDEMSEHAPRIIEFKINPDKIRDVIGKGGVTIRSITEETGATVDITDDGVVKIFSVDKSAGEEARKRVELITADVEVGTIYEGKVAKLMDFGAFVTILPGKDGLVHISQISNERVEKVSDKLSEGDMVKVKVLEVDKQGRIRLSMKAVEEA; from the coding sequence GTGACATTAATTAAAAAAGAATTTCAATGGGGAGACAATAAGGTCTCCATCGAAACCGGTGAGATAGCAAGGCAGGCCGATGGCGCAGTCATGGTTAACGTGGATGACACCGTGGTCCAGGTAACCGTGGTTGAAGCGCAGAGCAGAATCCCGCGGGACTTTTTTCCATTGACCGTGGACTATCAAGAGAAGACCTATGCCGCCGGCATGATCCCCGGCGGTTTTTTTCGCCGTGAAGGTCGTCCGAGCGAAAAGGAGATTCTCACCGCAAGACTCATCGATCGCCCGATTCGCCCGCTGTTCCCAAAAGGGTTCACCAGCGAGGTTCAGGTCATTATCACTGTGATGTCCCTGAACCCGGCGGTAGATCCCGAGATACCCTCACTGATCGGTACTTCCGCGGCCCTCGCGATCTCCGGTCTGCCCTTTCAGGGTCCGGTGGGCGCTGCCCGTGTCGGCTATAAGGATGGCGAGTACATTCTGAATACCGCCACCACCGGCATCAATCCCGATTCCGATCTGGACCTGATTGTCGCGGGTACGGAAGAGGCTGTATTGATGGTTGAATCCGAGGCGAATCAGCTCTCGGAAGAGGTCATGCTGGGTGCGGTATTGTTCGGTCATGAAAAGTCTCAGATCGTCATCCAGGCGATCAAAGAGCTGGCAGCCGAGGTCAACAAACCGGCAGCCGAGTTTGCAGCGCCGGAACAGGATGCGGATCTTACCGCCGCGATCGAGGCCGAGGCCGCCCAGGGCATCGGAGATGCCTATCGCATTGCCGACAAGCTTGATCGCTATGGGGCCATCGACGAAGTCGTGGCGGCGACGGTGGCGAAGCTCTGCCCGGAAGATGAGGCGGAGCCACGCTGGAGTGCCGACGATGTCAAAGGGGCCCTCGAGAAGCTGAAAAAGCGCCTTGTCCGGGGCCGTGTCCTGGATGGGGAACCCCGTATCGATGGGCGTGACACGCGTACGGTTCGTCCTATCGCGGTGCGTACCGGTGTTTTGCCAAGAACCCACGGCTCCGCCCTGTTCACCCGTGGCGAGACCCAGGCCCTGGTGGTTACCACCTTGGGCACGGAGCGCGATTCCCAGATCATCGATGCACTGGAAGGCTCCCGTCGTGAGCACTTCATGCTGCACTATAACTTTCCCCCATTCTGTGTGGGTGAGACAGGGCGTGTCGGTAGTCCGAAGCGACGTGAAATCGGTCACGGCCGTCTGGCCAAGCGCGGTGTGCTTGCCTGTATGCCCACCATCGGCGATTTCCCCTACGCGATTCGCGTGGTCTCGGAGATCACGGAGTCCAACGGCTCCTCCTCCATGGCTTCCGTGTGCGGCACCAGTCTGGCATTGATGGATGCGGGTGTGCCGATCAAGGCGCCTGTGGCCGGCGTGGCCATGGGTCTGATCAAAGAGGGAGACAAGTTCGCGGTATTGACCGACATCATGGGTGACGAGGATCACCTGGGCGATATGGACTTCAAAGTGGCCGGTACCGAGGATGGCATCAATGCCCTGCAGATGGATATCAAGATCAACGGTATCACCAAGGAGATCATGGAGATCGCCCTGGATCAGGCCAAAGAGGGACGTCTGCACATCCTTGGCGAGATGAACAGCGTCATCAACGCCCATCGTGACGAGATGTCTGAGCATGCCCCACGCATCATCGAGTTCAAGATCAATCCGGACAAGATACGCGATGTCATCGGCAAGGGTGGCGTGACCATCCGCTCCATCACCGAAGAGACGGGCGCCACTGTCGATATCACCGATGACGGTGTGGTCAAGATCTTCTCGGTGGATAAATCCGCCGGTGAGGAGGCGCGCAAGCGTGTGGAACTGATCACTGCCGATGTGGAGGTCGGTACCATCTATGAGGGCAAGGTAGCCAAGCTGATGGATTTCGGCGCCTTCGTCACCATCCTGCCCGGCAAGGATGGGCTGGTCCATATCTCACAGATCTCCAACGAACGTGTGGAGAAGGTCAGCGACAAGCTCTCCGAGGGGGATATGGTGAAGGTCAAGGTGCTCGAGGTGGATAAACAGGGCCGTATTCGTCTCAGCATGAAGGCGGTTGAAGAGGCCTGA
- a CDS encoding serine hydrolase domain-containing protein — protein sequence MPPILLPFPALLILLVLTSCATLDHQAEQNRLLPQGDMAAVRSESMKLISRLLEEEIVPGLSIALVDGQGPVWLEGFGVANSRTGAGVDIDTLFRVGSLTKPVTAIAVLQLVAEDKIDLDLALQDQLSGFSIRHHQQDSTPLTPRQLLCHRSGLPSDLRKGMYTDTPFTQVTTLLHEEYAAYDPDRIYSYSNIGYDLLGHLIQERSGQRYADFIQRALFTPLGMHSSGFELSAELKARLSEGHLDGSSRPQPPLRDTPALGLYTTGEDLGLLMTALLGSHIPGLPDSLLKQMFQPQTAADQVSLGVSPGFGWFIDHHPVVGKRVRHGGTTLLFGAEMMLLPEHGLGIAVLANGADSNRVAKELAAAIIVLAASTHGVLPEQSQRRIAHHRPASYDTPQGAYATDLGLLMVDAEQPRLCACIIERILDLVRFEDGSLGLTPESIRQLPDGYRVLGDLRLREREINGMDVLVADRNGNEILLGNRIETDQWESVWRKRLGSYRTINPDGEFSIQDLKLSDQDGVLCLHYRAPHLSDNLIRVPLQPVSPTEAVVQGFGRGGGETVQIVEVNGKQCLKFSGYMGEPEGQE from the coding sequence GTGCCGCCAATACTCCTGCCATTTCCAGCACTACTGATACTGCTGGTGCTCACATCCTGCGCCACCCTTGATCATCAGGCCGAACAGAACCGGCTCCTCCCCCAGGGCGATATGGCGGCAGTGCGGAGTGAGTCGATGAAATTGATATCCCGGTTGTTGGAGGAAGAGATAGTACCGGGATTGAGTATTGCTCTGGTCGACGGGCAAGGCCCGGTTTGGCTTGAAGGGTTCGGTGTCGCTAACAGCCGTACCGGAGCAGGGGTTGATATCGATACCCTGTTCAGGGTTGGGTCACTAACCAAGCCTGTCACTGCGATTGCTGTGCTGCAACTTGTTGCAGAAGACAAGATCGACCTGGATCTTGCGTTGCAGGACCAGCTGTCAGGTTTTTCCATACGTCATCACCAGCAAGATTCAACACCCCTGACACCCCGGCAACTGCTGTGCCATCGCAGTGGACTCCCCAGCGACCTGCGCAAAGGGATGTACACGGACACGCCCTTTACCCAAGTGACGACCCTGCTGCATGAAGAGTATGCCGCCTACGACCCGGACAGGATCTATAGCTATTCGAATATCGGTTATGACCTGTTGGGACACCTGATACAGGAGCGTTCAGGCCAGCGCTATGCAGACTTCATCCAGCGCGCCCTGTTTACCCCGCTGGGTATGCATAGCAGTGGTTTTGAGCTTTCAGCGGAGTTGAAGGCCAGACTATCTGAAGGACACCTGGACGGCAGCAGCAGGCCTCAACCACCCCTTAGAGATACTCCGGCACTGGGCCTCTATACCACTGGCGAGGATCTTGGGTTGCTGATGACCGCCCTGCTTGGATCCCATATCCCCGGTCTGCCGGATTCACTGTTAAAGCAGATGTTTCAGCCACAGACGGCGGCCGACCAGGTTTCATTGGGTGTATCACCGGGGTTCGGCTGGTTTATCGATCATCATCCTGTGGTTGGAAAGCGTGTCCGTCATGGTGGCACTACCCTGTTGTTCGGTGCTGAAATGATGTTGTTGCCGGAACATGGCTTGGGTATTGCTGTATTGGCCAATGGTGCCGATAGCAATCGGGTCGCAAAGGAGTTGGCGGCAGCCATTATTGTATTGGCGGCCTCTACACACGGTGTACTTCCCGAACAGTCGCAGCGCCGGATTGCCCATCACCGTCCTGCCAGCTATGACACTCCTCAGGGTGCCTACGCAACCGACCTGGGGCTGTTAATGGTCGATGCCGAACAACCAAGGCTGTGTGCCTGTATTATCGAACGCATTCTCGATCTGGTGCGCTTCGAGGATGGCAGTTTGGGGCTTACGCCGGAGAGTATCAGGCAATTGCCGGATGGTTACCGTGTGTTGGGCGATCTGCGATTACGTGAACGTGAGATCAATGGCATGGATGTGCTGGTGGCGGATCGGAACGGTAATGAGATCTTGTTGGGCAACAGGATCGAAACCGATCAATGGGAATCGGTATGGAGAAAACGATTAGGCAGCTATCGCACCATCAATCCGGATGGAGAGTTCTCGATTCAGGATCTTAAATTGAGTGATCAGGATGGTGTGCTCTGTCTCCACTATCGCGCACCCCATCTGAGTGACAACCTGATCAGAGTGCCATTGCAACCCGTATCTCCGACAGAGGCGGTGGTACAGGGATTTGGTCGCGGCGGTGGAGAGACGGTGCAGATAGTTGAGGTCAATGGCAAACAGTGTCTGAAGTTTTCCGGTTATATGGGAGAGCCGGAGGGACAGGAATAG